One region of Salvia miltiorrhiza cultivar Shanhuang (shh) chromosome 3, IMPLAD_Smil_shh, whole genome shotgun sequence genomic DNA includes:
- the LOC131015872 gene encoding 3-hydroxyisobutyryl-CoA hydrolase 1-like, with amino-acid sequence MASTNGETDQVLVEQRSCGRIFMLNRPKQLNALSNVMVSRLLELFLACREDSSVKFIIVKGKGRAFCAGGDVAAVVRDIKQGNWKLGAEYFRKEFTMNYVIATYRKPQVSILSGIVMGGGAGVSVHGRFRIATENSLFAMPETALGLFPDIGASYFLSRLPGFFGEFVGLTGARLDGAEMLACGLATHFVESERLPLLEEALVKANSSDPVVISTIIEEFSHAPNLKRNSAYHRLDVINKCFSRRTIEDIIAALEKVVADKKDDWISSTIQSLKKASPISLKISLRSIREGRLQGIGKCLIREFRMVCHVMRGEVSKDFVEGCRAILFDKDRNPKWEPSKLELISDEMVDRYFSKVDDGDWEDLKLPINSNLPAYAIAKL; translated from the exons ATGGCTTCTACAAATGGAGAAACCGATCAG GTTTTGGTGGAACAGAGATCATGTGGGAGGATTTTCATGTTGAACAGGCCTAAGCAGCTCAATGCACTTTCAAATGTAATG GTGTCACGTCTGTTGGAGCTTTTTCTTGCTTGCAGAGAAGATTCCTCTGTCAAATTCATAATTGTAAAG GGAAAAGGGAGAGCATTTTGTGCTGGAGGTGATGTAGCGGCAGTTGTTCGTGATATTAAACAAG GTAATTGGAAGTTAGGTGCAGAGTATTTCAGAAAGGAGTTCACAATGAACTATGTCATAGCTACATACCGCAAACCCCAG GTTTCAATTCTTAGTGGAATTGTCATGGGTGGAGGAGCAGGTGTTTCTGTACATGGTAGATTCCGCATTGCCACGGAGAACTCG CTTTTCGCTATGCCTGAAACAGCTTTGGGACTTTTTCCAGATATTGGTGCTTCCTACTTTTTGTCAAGACTCCCTGGATTCTTTG GGGAGTTTGTCGGTCTTACAGGTGCAAGGTTAGATGGTGCTGAAATGCTTGCATGTGGTCTGGCAACTCACTTTGTTGAGTCAGAG AGATTGCCATTGTTAGAAGAAGCACTTGTAAAAGCAAATTCCAGTGATCCAGTGGTTATATCTACTATAATTGAAGAATTTTCACATGCTCcaaatttgaaaagaaatagTGCTTATCACAG GTTGGATGTCATTAATAAGTGCTTTTCTCGAAGAACAATCGAAGATATTATTGCAGCCCTT GAAAAGGTGGTCGCTGACAAGAAGGACGATTGGATCTCTTCCACCATTCAGTCACTCAAGAAAGCTTCACCTATAAGCCTTAAAATCTCTCTGAGATCG ATTAGAGAAGGAAGGCTCCAGGGCATTGGTAAATGCCTCATCCGAGAATTCAGAATGGTTTGTCATGTGATGCGGGGAGAAGTTAGCAAGGATTTTGTTGAG GGTTGCAGAGCTATACTGTTCGACAAGGATAGAAATCCAAAG TGGGAGCCCTCGAAGCTAGAGTTGATCAGCGATGAAATGGTGGATCGTTACTTCTCCAAGGTAGATGATGGTGACTGGGAAGATTTGAAACTCCCCATAAACTCTAATTTACCTGCGTATGCCATTGCTAAACTCTAA